The genomic region TGAACTCCATCTGCGATAACCTCAACATAAGCGTTTCGGTCTAGTAATACGGCGCCGGCACAGCCCGGATCTCTATGATGAATGCCTCGCATTCCATTAAAAACATGTAGACCACCGCAAGCTCCTGCGTTTAGTGCATCACACGTTTGTAGACAATCGGCGTTAGCGTGTCCAATCATAGGTTTAATATCGTGTTCAGCAAGATATTAAATACATTCTGCAGAGCTTTCTAGTTCTGTATCTAGAGCGACAACTTTCAGTGAACCTGCAATTGCGATTCACTTATTTCTGTCTATGAAAATAAGGTCGATTCAAACGCCTTGTTACCGCCTATGATGATACGAAAGTACTCAATGTCACTGAAGCTTGCAAGTATGCATAGCTTCATTTGTGACAACTCAAGGAATTTTTTCTCGTGCGGGTAAATACATCAACAGTAAAAGTCCAGCCAAAGCGGAAAAAACAGATGCTAGGAAAATCCCCATTTTTGCGTTGTTTAAAATAGTCTCGCTAAAAGCTATATCCGCAATAAACAGCGCCATGGTAAAACCGATCCCGGCGAGTATGCCACCTCCGGCAAGCAACCTCCAACTGAGTTCCGGTGGGAGAGTTGCAATGTGTAAACGTACTGCCAACCAACAGAACAACAAAACACCGATAGGTTTACCTAGCACAAAGCCTAAAAATATTGTTACGGTAACCGAGCTAGTGATGTCGCTTAATGTGAGTGGCAAGCCAGCGTTAGCAAATGCGAAGAGAGGCATAATGATAAAACCCACCCAAGGATGTAAGGTTATCTCCAGACGTTCCACTGGAGACAGTGATTCACGCGCGGCAATCTCGGCCATCTGCAATGTTTCTCTACCTTTCGTGTCACTACTGCTTTCGCTACTCGCTGGATGCGCAATAACCTGATCCAATATCAAGTACAACCGATCGTCACTTACCCATCGGCGCGCTGGCGTCATTAAGCCGAGTATAACACCTGTGATAGTGGCATGGATCCCAGACGCATCGACTGCGAGCCAAATGAGCACACCTACCAATATGTAAAGAGAGAAGCTGCGAAAGCCAATCATTGCCATGAAGCGTGAAATCAGTACGCCAAGCGCAGCTACCGCCAGCGGCCACCAGACAATATCACTACTGTAGCCAATAGCGACAACAAGGATGGCGCCGATATCGTCAACAATCGCCAAAGATAGCATAAATATCCGTAAACTGTGAGGTATACGCGAGCCAAGAAGCGCTAGGCAACCTATAACAAACGCCGTATCAGTTGCCATTACAGTGCCCCAGCCAGAACTACCAGGTTGGCCTGATTGCAGTGCTAGATAGATTGTCGCAGGGACAATCATACCGCCGAGAGCGGCTGCTATTGATAGCGCAGCCATGCGAGGCTTGTTTAACTCACCGAGAACTAATTCTCGTTTGAGCTCCAATGCGACAAGAAAGAAAAACAACGTCATTAAACCTTCGTTGATCCACTCGCGCAACGAACGAGTAAACTCGAACGTGCCAAAAGTAAATCCCAACTGTATCTCCCAAGT from Thalassotalea sp. Sam97 harbors:
- the nhaA gene encoding Na+/H+ antiporter NhaA, whose translation is MSRNQQANPNNIRLPKEFIDRYRNLFVRFLHIESAGGAMLLLFTIVALVLSNSPWVDAFEHTWEIQLGFTFGTFEFTRSLREWINEGLMTLFFFLVALELKRELVLGELNKPRMAALSIAAALGGMIVPATIYLALQSGQPGSSGWGTVMATDTAFVIGCLALLGSRIPHSLRIFMLSLAIVDDIGAILVVAIGYSSDIVWWPLAVAALGVLISRFMAMIGFRSFSLYILVGVLIWLAVDASGIHATITGVILGLMTPARRWVSDDRLYLILDQVIAHPASSESSSDTKGRETLQMAEIAARESLSPVERLEITLHPWVGFIIMPLFAFANAGLPLTLSDITSSVTVTIFLGFVLGKPIGVLLFCWLAVRLHIATLPPELSWRLLAGGGILAGIGFTMALFIADIAFSETILNNAKMGIFLASVFSALAGLLLLMYLPAREKIP